One region of Glutamicibacter sp. B1 genomic DNA includes:
- a CDS encoding sugar-binding transcriptional regulator — MKKTPSGGTYKRGVTGTSVHTTPKAKDALRAAQLYYLQDMKMEVIARELGTSRSTVSRLLTHAKRTGMVSISITPSANMSALLGNQLAEHYGVNFYVVPTDGSMDDSELLVRVSAHAAYLLGDIVSSSMTVGVAWGSTMQAVSAALSSHPTHDTKIVQLNGAANPVSSGVGYASDILTRFGQAFTARTEQFPVPAFFDRASTRDAMWQETSIQRVLKVQQEMNLAIFSLGSAGSTVISQVYRGGYLTKDETQELREMGVVGDVATVFFDKDGNSSSIALNSRSTGPTLDSLRKVPTRFCVVAGRGKLAAVRGALQGGLITDLVIDEGTALALLDG, encoded by the coding sequence ATGAAGAAAACACCGTCCGGGGGAACCTATAAGCGAGGCGTCACTGGCACATCCGTGCACACCACCCCCAAAGCCAAGGACGCGTTGCGCGCAGCCCAGCTCTATTACCTGCAGGATATGAAGATGGAAGTGATCGCCAGAGAGCTTGGCACCTCACGATCGACCGTCTCCCGATTGCTCACTCACGCCAAGCGCACCGGCATGGTCTCGATCAGCATTACCCCCAGCGCCAACATGTCCGCACTGCTAGGAAATCAGCTGGCCGAACACTATGGCGTGAACTTTTATGTGGTTCCCACCGATGGGTCCATGGATGATTCAGAACTTCTGGTCCGTGTCTCAGCACATGCGGCCTACCTCTTAGGCGATATCGTCTCCTCCTCGATGACCGTGGGTGTGGCGTGGGGGTCGACCATGCAAGCGGTCTCGGCGGCGTTGTCATCCCATCCGACCCATGACACTAAAATCGTCCAGCTCAACGGAGCGGCCAACCCGGTCAGTAGTGGCGTCGGCTACGCGAGCGACATTCTCACGCGCTTTGGTCAGGCCTTCACCGCGCGGACCGAGCAGTTCCCGGTGCCAGCATTTTTTGACCGCGCCTCCACCCGCGATGCCATGTGGCAAGAAACCTCGATCCAGCGTGTACTTAAAGTGCAACAAGAGATGAATCTGGCGATCTTCTCGCTCGGTTCGGCCGGATCCACTGTGATCTCGCAGGTCTACCGCGGCGGATACCTCACCAAAGATGAAACCCAAGAGCTACGAGAGATGGGCGTGGTGGGAGATGTGGCCACGGTGTTTTTCGACAAGGACGGCAACAGTTCAAGCATTGCCCTGAACTCGCGTTCCACCGGCCCCACCCTTGATTCGTTGCGCAAGGTGCCCACCAGATTTTGTGTGGTGGCCGGACGCGGCAAATTGGCAGCCGTTCGCGGTGCACTCCAGGGCGGGTTGATCACCGACTTGGTCATTGATGAGGGTACGGCTTTGGCCCTGCTCGACGGGTAG
- a CDS encoding alpha/beta fold hydrolase, which produces MRQREHLMSTHRIYGAQVRVFTAVAHEPARGVIFAVHGFRGDHHGLARIVQNLENYTVIVPDLPGFGASSSMSDHAHDVDGYAQALDALADELQLDDTIHLLGHSFGSIVAAKLASMRPFASLLLLNPISELALDSSQALLAKITSAYYELCAKLPAFIAEPLLRSQLFSDAMSLVMTKSKDPAIRRYVREQHRAYFGGFHSTSTLAQSYRASITSTVANYSPELTLPTLMIGGMQDELGTPETQEQLRSSFAHAQLLMLENVGHLIHYEKAEETAGAIDAFLRSLPQPSSEL; this is translated from the coding sequence ATGCGCCAAAGAGAACACCTCATGTCCACGCACCGGATCTATGGCGCGCAGGTGCGCGTATTCACAGCTGTAGCCCACGAGCCCGCCCGTGGTGTGATCTTTGCGGTCCACGGCTTTCGCGGGGACCACCATGGTTTGGCTCGCATTGTGCAGAACCTTGAGAACTACACGGTGATCGTTCCCGACCTGCCAGGTTTCGGGGCCTCCAGCTCCATGAGCGATCACGCCCATGATGTTGATGGTTACGCCCAGGCGCTCGATGCGCTGGCCGACGAGTTGCAGCTTGATGACACCATCCATCTGCTCGGCCATTCTTTTGGGTCGATCGTCGCCGCCAAACTGGCGAGTATGCGCCCCTTTGCCTCGCTGCTGCTGCTGAACCCGATCTCAGAACTAGCGTTGGATTCCTCGCAGGCGCTGCTGGCCAAAATTACCAGTGCCTACTATGAGCTGTGCGCCAAACTCCCGGCATTCATCGCCGAACCATTGCTTCGTTCACAACTTTTCAGTGACGCCATGAGCCTGGTGATGACCAAAAGCAAGGATCCGGCCATCCGCCGTTATGTGCGTGAGCAGCACCGAGCATATTTTGGTGGTTTCCACTCAACGAGCACCTTGGCCCAGTCATATCGCGCCTCGATCACTTCGACCGTGGCGAACTACTCCCCCGAGCTGACCCTACCGACCTTGATGATCGGCGGCATGCAAGATGAACTCGGGACCCCGGAGACTCAAGAACAATTGCGCAGCAGCTTCGCGCACGCACAATTGCTCATGCTCGAGAACGTCGGGCACCTCATCCACTACGAAAAGGCCGAAGAAACCGCTGGTGCCATCGACGCATTCTTGCGCTCGCTCCCGCAACCGAGCAGCGAACTCTAA
- a CDS encoding HNH endonuclease signature motif containing protein: MNTAALLVALRELCRASWTLGPQLTTAMLVQLGALCLKILSSIGALVYQSEDPRMVLLQLDLLERFDQEVQQQKLSLALNAEVTGAHALSLSTFDELRRLPDYPEALTEAYFAQPAERTSGRTYYSNTAEVIAGWLGINYFEAQRRIDDAHLLIGRRTLDGSICEPRFEQLAALFASGTVDRRRIARVSRQLEKLEPEDTIFDGVPSQLQARSADGTLLETNAAQALADLSPVEARKHIDAEISRYKETHGLVIPPKLGFFIGRVIGGVHCFYLRTDATQAEVFHSVAAQSSNKRTKAGKAARGTDVGQDTTADPEQESADQHSGDQHSGDQHQAAENDCKEPIPPTPDWLISEQPMPPWAQTQTAAEETAAEDADAEETAATENTDGQDADSESAASGQSSPDNAQDPSPAQRRLNALMAILVAPVSGAKRKAIVPKVLVYMWLSDLQNLAEAHGVSAHSVDIPPGELRKLLANAGIIPLVLGSNSQPLDMGRSQRFHKGAIRTAIMARDRGCIVPGCTTPPEKVEVDHYEVSWSEGGETSVRSGAGMCTNEHQQRHSEQIKVVNVDGLPHVILPEHLDPEQKPRRNTYWGALQVDDCPTSNMPSDPPTPNNPSAPQSPETEANTDPDTNPTP, translated from the coding sequence ATGAACACCGCAGCTCTACTGGTCGCACTCCGCGAATTGTGCCGGGCTTCTTGGACCCTAGGACCCCAGCTCACTACCGCAATGCTCGTCCAGCTGGGCGCGCTGTGTCTAAAAATTCTTAGCTCGATCGGGGCGCTCGTCTACCAAAGCGAAGATCCACGAATGGTGCTGCTTCAGCTCGACCTGCTCGAACGTTTTGATCAAGAAGTACAACAGCAAAAACTCAGCCTGGCCCTTAACGCCGAAGTCACCGGCGCGCATGCCTTGTCGTTGAGCACCTTTGATGAACTCAGGCGGCTGCCGGACTACCCTGAGGCGCTGACGGAAGCCTATTTTGCTCAGCCAGCAGAACGAACCAGCGGGCGAACCTACTACAGCAACACGGCGGAAGTGATCGCCGGCTGGCTAGGCATCAACTATTTTGAGGCGCAGCGCCGCATCGATGACGCCCACCTATTGATCGGGCGACGCACCCTTGATGGAAGTATTTGCGAGCCACGTTTTGAACAACTGGCCGCGCTCTTTGCCAGTGGCACGGTGGATCGGCGTCGGATCGCCCGGGTTTCACGGCAATTAGAGAAATTGGAACCTGAAGACACGATCTTTGATGGTGTACCTAGCCAATTGCAGGCGCGCTCAGCCGATGGCACGCTGCTGGAAACCAACGCGGCGCAAGCCTTGGCCGATCTAAGCCCGGTCGAGGCACGCAAACATATTGATGCTGAGATCAGTAGGTACAAGGAAACCCATGGACTGGTCATCCCGCCTAAACTTGGTTTCTTCATTGGCAGGGTCATCGGCGGCGTGCACTGTTTCTATCTGCGAACCGATGCAACTCAGGCAGAGGTCTTCCACTCAGTCGCCGCGCAATCCAGCAATAAACGAACTAAAGCCGGCAAAGCAGCCCGCGGCACCGATGTCGGACAGGACACCACCGCCGATCCCGAGCAAGAATCAGCTGATCAGCACTCGGGCGATCAACATTCTGGCGATCAACATCAGGCCGCGGAAAATGACTGTAAAGAACCCATCCCGCCAACCCCTGACTGGCTCATCAGCGAGCAACCAATGCCACCCTGGGCTCAAACCCAAACCGCAGCTGAAGAAACCGCTGCCGAAGACGCTGACGCCGAAGAAACTGCAGCAACGGAAAATACTGACGGCCAAGACGCCGATTCGGAATCTGCCGCGAGTGGCCAGAGCAGCCCAGATAATGCCCAGGACCCATCTCCTGCCCAACGACGACTCAACGCCCTCATGGCCATTCTTGTTGCTCCTGTCTCCGGGGCTAAGCGCAAGGCCATCGTCCCCAAAGTCCTGGTGTACATGTGGCTCAGCGACTTACAAAACCTCGCCGAGGCTCACGGAGTCAGCGCCCATTCGGTGGACATACCGCCCGGCGAACTTCGAAAGCTTCTCGCCAACGCCGGAATCATCCCCCTGGTCCTCGGCTCAAACAGTCAACCCCTAGACATGGGCCGATCACAACGCTTCCACAAAGGAGCGATCAGAACCGCGATCATGGCACGCGACCGTGGCTGCATCGTGCCCGGGTGCACCACCCCACCGGAGAAAGTTGAAGTCGACCATTACGAGGTCTCCTGGTCCGAGGGAGGCGAAACTAGCGTGCGGTCGGGTGCCGGAATGTGCACAAACGAGCATCAACAACGCCACTCAGAACAGATCAAGGTCGTCAACGTCGATGGTCTCCCGCACGTCATCTTGCCCGAACACTTGGACCCGGAACAAAAGCCACGGAGAAATACCTACTGGGGCGCCCTGCAAGTTGACGACTGTCCGACCTCCAATATGCCGTCGGATCCTCCTACCCCGAACAATCCCAGTGCCCCACAGAGTCCAGAAACAGAAGCCAACACCGATCCGGACACGAACCCCACGCCCTAG
- the metK gene encoding methionine adenosyltransferase, whose protein sequence is MTSTTPELRLFTSESVTEGHPDKICDQISDAILDAMLAQDPNSKVAVETLTTTGLVHVAGEVTTNGYVEIPEIVRKTILDIGYDSSANGFDGARCGVSVSIGQQSQEIHDGVFNSLESREGTAKDPRDLQGAGDQGLMFGYASDETDSLMPTPIFLAHRFSERLTQVRKNGRMPLLRPDGKTQVTIGYDGDKPVSVDTVVVSSQHASEYELATLKADLYEEVVTPILERSGLDVSKTNIILNPSGPFIIGGPVGDAGLTGRKIIVDTYGGFARHGGGAFSGKDPSKVDRSAAYAMRWVAKNVVAAGLARRAEVQIAYAIGVARPVGLYVETFGTETVDPAKITKAINEVFDLRPLGIIEDLDLKRPIYRKTAAHGHFGREDNDFTWEKLDRVDALRNWFNA, encoded by the coding sequence GTGACTTCAACAACCCCTGAACTTCGTCTCTTCACCTCGGAATCCGTGACCGAGGGACACCCGGACAAGATTTGCGATCAAATTTCGGACGCGATCCTCGACGCCATGCTGGCGCAGGACCCGAACTCTAAGGTCGCTGTCGAGACCCTGACCACCACCGGACTGGTGCATGTGGCAGGTGAGGTGACTACCAACGGCTACGTGGAGATCCCCGAGATCGTCCGCAAGACCATTCTGGACATCGGCTACGACTCCTCGGCCAACGGCTTCGACGGTGCCCGCTGTGGTGTTTCGGTGTCGATCGGCCAGCAGTCCCAGGAAATCCACGATGGCGTCTTTAACTCGCTGGAATCCCGCGAAGGTACCGCCAAGGACCCCCGTGACCTGCAGGGCGCTGGAGACCAGGGTCTGATGTTCGGTTACGCCTCGGATGAGACCGATTCGCTGATGCCGACCCCGATCTTCTTGGCACACCGCTTCTCCGAGCGCCTGACCCAGGTGCGAAAGAATGGCCGCATGCCACTGCTGCGCCCTGATGGCAAGACTCAGGTCACCATCGGCTACGACGGGGATAAGCCCGTCTCCGTGGATACCGTGGTCGTTTCCAGCCAGCACGCGTCGGAATACGAACTGGCCACCTTAAAGGCCGACCTCTACGAAGAGGTTGTGACTCCGATCCTGGAACGCTCCGGCTTGGACGTGTCCAAGACCAACATCATCTTGAACCCCTCGGGCCCTTTCATCATCGGTGGCCCAGTGGGAGATGCTGGGCTGACGGGCCGGAAGATCATCGTGGACACCTACGGTGGTTTCGCCCGCCACGGCGGCGGAGCCTTCTCCGGCAAGGATCCATCGAAGGTGGACCGTTCGGCGGCCTATGCCATGCGTTGGGTCGCAAAAAACGTGGTAGCTGCCGGCCTGGCACGTCGCGCCGAAGTGCAAATTGCTTATGCGATCGGTGTAGCACGTCCGGTGGGCTTGTACGTGGAGACCTTCGGTACCGAAACCGTTGACCCTGCCAAGATCACCAAGGCCATCAACGAAGTCTTCGACCTGCGCCCACTGGGCATCATCGAGGATCTTGATCTCAAGCGCCCGATCTACCGCAAGACCGCTGCCCACGGCCACTTTGGTCGCGAGGACAACGACTTCACCTGGGAGAAGCTGGACCGCGTCGACGCATTGCGCAACTGGTTCAACGCCTAG
- a CDS encoding primosomal protein PriA, producing the protein MQQDALIAAPEPARIKRVARVLIDSSVPHLDRFFDYEVPASMEEQARPGVRVKVPFGPQQLAGFIIEILEDHASTMKLRPLAKIVSEQVALYPEVVAAASEVATRYAGTLWDVVRSAVPARAAKVEKEELEHVAPVLPQTPNQLERYEQGTQALEAWGRGETLRAVATWVPNVDGFWPKFLLDAARPVLQREKRVLLIVPDARDVKILGDYLDAEYGAQSYARLQADDGPTPRYRNFLRAISGAVQIVIGTRSAALCHVPDLELVIVWQDGDQSHREQRAPYQHSREVALLRSQQADISLLIASPSRTVEAQRLVTTGWAIELKLPRNQLRAHAARVIATTNDFELERDPMLARARIPSTAWREATKALESGPVLVQVARTGFVPAVACQDCRTLARCPLCQGPLHLAGQHSHVACRWCGEQFHDYRCQNCQSPRIRAASIGAERTAEELGLAFPKVPVISSTGAKPVEKVPHKPALVVATPGVEPIVEGGYATVLLLDADKMLAHDSLRNAEEVLSRWFTAASLATSDGVVVLTGNPSPAGASLVRYDPASFAERELAERREVGLPPAVRSAIISGPGAQRLIAALEDSTRAKVQIHGPTVIDGPPIEHRYVLFFSYADGHDVTSALRHLRSTMSAAKDPVVNIAIDQDSVL; encoded by the coding sequence GTGCAGCAAGATGCTCTGATCGCAGCACCCGAGCCGGCCCGTATTAAACGGGTTGCTCGGGTGCTGATTGATTCTTCGGTCCCACACCTCGACCGGTTTTTTGACTATGAGGTTCCTGCCTCGATGGAGGAACAAGCTCGCCCAGGTGTTCGCGTTAAAGTCCCTTTTGGACCACAACAACTGGCCGGATTCATTATCGAAATTCTCGAAGACCATGCCTCGACGATGAAGTTGCGCCCGCTGGCAAAAATCGTCAGCGAACAAGTGGCCCTTTACCCAGAGGTGGTGGCTGCCGCTAGTGAGGTCGCGACCCGTTATGCCGGCACGCTGTGGGATGTGGTGCGATCGGCTGTGCCTGCGCGAGCGGCCAAGGTCGAAAAAGAAGAACTCGAACACGTCGCCCCGGTGTTGCCGCAGACGCCGAATCAGCTCGAACGCTACGAGCAGGGAACACAGGCGCTTGAGGCGTGGGGACGTGGCGAAACGCTGCGTGCGGTGGCCACCTGGGTACCTAACGTGGACGGGTTCTGGCCAAAATTCTTGCTGGACGCTGCCCGGCCGGTACTGCAGCGCGAGAAACGAGTCCTGCTCATTGTGCCTGATGCACGGGATGTAAAAATCCTCGGCGACTACTTGGACGCCGAGTACGGGGCGCAGTCTTATGCGCGGTTGCAGGCCGACGACGGGCCAACCCCGAGGTACCGAAATTTTCTGCGCGCCATTTCTGGGGCCGTGCAGATCGTCATCGGTACCCGTTCCGCCGCCCTCTGCCACGTGCCGGATTTAGAACTGGTAATCGTGTGGCAGGATGGCGATCAGTCCCATCGCGAACAGCGCGCGCCCTACCAGCACAGTAGGGAAGTGGCGCTCTTGCGTAGCCAGCAGGCCGATATTTCCCTGCTGATCGCTTCGCCCTCACGCACCGTGGAAGCGCAACGACTGGTGACTACCGGGTGGGCGATCGAGCTGAAATTGCCGCGGAATCAACTTCGTGCCCATGCGGCACGGGTGATCGCTACAACCAATGATTTTGAGCTGGAGCGCGATCCGATGCTGGCCCGTGCCCGCATACCTTCGACCGCATGGCGCGAAGCAACCAAGGCGTTGGAGAGCGGCCCGGTCCTAGTGCAGGTGGCACGCACCGGTTTTGTCCCCGCGGTCGCCTGCCAAGATTGCCGCACACTAGCGCGGTGTCCTCTGTGCCAAGGCCCGTTGCATCTTGCCGGGCAGCACTCACATGTGGCGTGCCGCTGGTGTGGCGAGCAGTTTCATGACTACCGCTGCCAAAATTGCCAATCACCGCGGATCAGAGCAGCGAGCATTGGGGCCGAGCGTACGGCAGAAGAACTCGGACTGGCGTTCCCCAAGGTGCCAGTTATTTCCTCCACCGGAGCAAAGCCGGTGGAAAAAGTCCCTCATAAACCGGCGTTGGTGGTCGCAACTCCGGGAGTCGAACCGATAGTTGAAGGTGGCTACGCCACGGTGCTATTGCTCGACGCCGACAAGATGCTCGCCCATGATTCTTTGCGGAACGCCGAAGAAGTGCTCTCACGCTGGTTTACCGCCGCGAGCCTGGCCACCAGCGATGGGGTAGTGGTGCTGACCGGGAATCCCAGCCCGGCCGGTGCCAGTTTAGTCCGCTACGATCCGGCAAGCTTCGCCGAACGTGAATTAGCTGAACGCCGCGAAGTTGGGTTGCCACCAGCTGTACGCAGCGCGATCATTTCCGGTCCAGGAGCCCAACGGCTGATCGCAGCACTGGAGGATTCCACGCGGGCTAAGGTGCAAATCCACGGTCCAACGGTGATCGACGGCCCGCCGATCGAACACAGGTATGTGCTGTTCTTCTCCTACGCTGACGGCCATGACGTCACCAGCGCGCTGCGCCACCTGCGATCCACCATGTCTGCAGCCAAGGATCCGGTGGTCAATATCGCGATCGACCAGGATAGCGTGCTTTAG
- the glpK gene encoding glycerol kinase GlpK, which yields MSEKFVIAIDQGTTSSRAIVFNHAGDVHSVGQLEHEQIFPAAGWVEHDPAEIWNNVREVIGQALSKANLTRHDIEVVGITNQRETTVVWDKNTGEAVYNAIVWQDTRTQDIVDELAANGGTDRYKETVGLPLATYFAGTKIKWILDNVEGARERAEAGDLLFGTTDTWVLWNLTGGTDGGVHVTDVTNASRTLFMDLKTLAWDEEILADFGVPLSMMPEIRSSSEVYGQVHTNQLLREVPVAGILGDQQAATFGQAAFTAGTAKNTYGTGCFLIFNTGTEIVNSTNGLLTTMAYKLGDAKPVYALEGSIAVAGSLVQWLRDNIGMISSAPEIEELAAKVDDNGGVYVVPAFSGLFAPYWRSDARGAIVGLTRFANKNHIARAALESTAFQTREVLDAVNADAEVPLTELKVDGGMVANEALMQFQADILGVPVVRPKVTETTALGAAYAAGLAVGFWKDLGELETNWSEDKRWEPSMDEETRERNLRLWKKAVTRTFDWVDEDTKA from the coding sequence ATGAGTGAAAAATTTGTTATCGCCATTGATCAGGGCACGACCAGCTCCCGCGCGATTGTTTTCAACCACGCCGGTGATGTGCACTCGGTAGGCCAGCTCGAGCACGAGCAGATCTTCCCAGCTGCCGGTTGGGTTGAACACGATCCAGCCGAAATCTGGAACAACGTGCGCGAAGTGATCGGCCAGGCGCTGTCCAAGGCGAACCTGACCCGTCACGACATCGAGGTCGTCGGTATCACCAATCAGCGTGAAACTACCGTTGTTTGGGATAAGAACACTGGTGAAGCGGTCTACAACGCTATCGTCTGGCAGGACACCCGAACCCAGGACATCGTCGATGAACTGGCTGCCAATGGGGGCACCGACCGCTACAAGGAGACCGTAGGTCTGCCATTGGCTACCTACTTCGCCGGAACCAAGATCAAGTGGATCCTGGATAACGTCGAAGGTGCTCGAGAGCGTGCCGAGGCAGGAGATCTGCTGTTCGGAACGACCGATACCTGGGTTCTGTGGAACCTCACCGGTGGCACCGACGGTGGTGTTCACGTCACCGACGTGACCAACGCGTCCCGTACCCTGTTCATGGACCTGAAGACCTTGGCATGGGATGAAGAGATCCTTGCTGATTTTGGTGTTCCGCTCTCGATGATGCCCGAGATCCGTTCCTCCTCTGAGGTCTACGGTCAGGTGCACACCAACCAGTTGCTGCGTGAAGTACCGGTTGCTGGCATCCTCGGTGACCAGCAGGCAGCGACCTTCGGTCAGGCTGCCTTCACCGCTGGTACCGCGAAGAACACCTATGGCACCGGCTGCTTCTTGATCTTCAACACCGGCACCGAGATCGTGAACTCCACCAACGGTTTGCTGACCACCATGGCCTACAAGCTGGGCGATGCTAAGCCTGTCTACGCGCTGGAAGGCTCGATTGCTGTAGCTGGTTCATTGGTTCAGTGGTTGCGCGATAACATCGGCATGATCTCCTCGGCACCAGAAATCGAAGAACTGGCTGCCAAGGTGGATGACAACGGTGGCGTTTATGTCGTGCCAGCATTCTCCGGTCTGTTTGCACCATACTGGCGTTCGGATGCCCGTGGCGCCATTGTGGGACTGACTCGCTTCGCGAACAAGAACCACATTGCCCGTGCTGCATTGGAATCTACAGCGTTCCAGACCCGCGAGGTCCTGGATGCTGTTAACGCCGACGCCGAGGTACCACTGACCGAGCTTAAGGTCGATGGTGGCATGGTTGCTAACGAAGCTTTGATGCAGTTCCAGGCTGATATCTTGGGCGTTCCTGTGGTCCGACCTAAGGTCACCGAAACTACTGCCCTCGGTGCTGCCTATGCAGCCGGTTTGGCAGTGGGTTTCTGGAAGGATCTGGGCGAACTGGAAACCAACTGGTCTGAGGACAAGCGTTGGGAGCCATCCATGGACGAAGAAACCCGTGAGCGCAACCTGCGCTTGTGGAAGAAGGCAGTGACTCGCACCTTTGATTGGGTAGACGAAGACACCAAAGCCTAA
- a CDS encoding glycerol-3-phosphate dehydrogenase/oxidase has product MIREQLSKLRERPQARVLVVGGGINGVATFRYLAMQGIDVALIERGDYSQGASGASSHMIHGGIRYLENGEFRLVHESVQERNSLLEIAPHYVKPLQTTIPIFSTFSGILSAPMRFLTHKSGKPTERGAALIKAGLIMYDVFAGVGGRNTPWHSFKSGKGARKDLPQLRDDVKYTATYFDASVHNPERLTLDVLREGLNANDKARATNYVELTGVDGGTAQLRDVLTGEEFDFDAEVIINATGAWVDLTNKDLGRETKWTGGTKGSHIVLDHPELLEATGGREIFFEHEDGRIVLIYPMLGRVLVGTTDLEHDMNEPAVCTDEEVQYFFDLIHHVFPGIKATEEQIVYKFSGVRPLPNHDDTAPGFVSRDYQVKETRLTDKTTMLSLIGGKWTTFRALSENLGGKALEFLGERQVKSTVGVAIGGGKNFPTNEGALAAWYAARESKASHDRLRVLLERYGTRADHVLSELGENEQMLEHTQELSCQEIAYMANNEQVGRLIDVFIRRTNLAFRGLVTKNLVIEVANCLADPMGWDQSQLQAEIDHSLSVLADSHGVILS; this is encoded by the coding sequence GTGATTCGGGAACAGCTATCCAAACTGCGTGAACGTCCGCAAGCGCGGGTACTGGTAGTTGGAGGCGGCATCAACGGTGTAGCGACCTTCCGCTACCTGGCGATGCAGGGAATCGACGTCGCATTGATCGAACGTGGTGACTACAGCCAAGGTGCCTCCGGCGCCAGCTCGCACATGATCCACGGTGGCATCCGATACCTCGAAAATGGTGAGTTCCGTCTGGTGCACGAATCCGTGCAGGAACGTAACTCCCTGCTGGAAATCGCACCACACTATGTGAAGCCACTGCAGACCACCATCCCCATCTTCTCCACCTTCTCGGGAATCCTCAGCGCACCAATGCGCTTCTTGACCCACAAGTCCGGCAAGCCAACCGAACGAGGCGCTGCGCTAATCAAAGCTGGCCTGATCATGTACGACGTGTTCGCAGGTGTCGGCGGTCGCAACACCCCATGGCACAGCTTCAAGTCCGGCAAGGGTGCCCGCAAGGACCTGCCTCAGCTGCGCGATGACGTCAAGTACACCGCAACCTACTTTGACGCTTCGGTGCACAACCCAGAACGCCTGACCCTGGACGTGCTGCGCGAAGGCCTGAACGCCAACGACAAGGCTCGCGCCACCAACTATGTTGAGCTCACCGGCGTTGACGGTGGCACGGCCCAGCTGCGTGACGTACTGACCGGTGAAGAATTCGACTTCGACGCCGAAGTGATCATCAACGCCACCGGTGCATGGGTCGATTTGACCAACAAGGACTTGGGTCGTGAGACCAAGTGGACCGGCGGCACCAAGGGATCGCACATCGTGCTCGATCACCCAGAACTGCTTGAAGCCACCGGCGGACGCGAGATCTTCTTCGAACACGAAGACGGTCGTATCGTATTGATCTACCCAATGCTTGGCCGTGTTCTGGTTGGCACCACCGACCTCGAGCACGACATGAACGAACCAGCCGTGTGCACCGATGAAGAAGTCCAGTACTTCTTCGACCTGATCCACCACGTCTTCCCTGGCATCAAGGCCACCGAAGAGCAGATCGTGTACAAGTTCTCCGGCGTACGCCCACTGCCAAATCACGATGACACTGCTCCAGGCTTCGTCTCCCGTGACTACCAGGTCAAGGAAACCCGCCTGACCGATAAGACCACCATGCTCTCGCTGATCGGCGGAAAGTGGACGACCTTCCGTGCGCTGAGTGAAAATCTGGGTGGCAAGGCCCTAGAGTTCTTGGGCGAGCGTCAGGTCAAGTCCACCGTTGGTGTAGCCATTGGCGGCGGTAAGAACTTCCCAACAAACGAAGGTGCTTTGGCCGCTTGGTACGCAGCACGCGAGTCCAAGGCTTCGCATGATCGCTTGCGCGTTCTGCTCGAGCGTTACGGTACCCGTGCCGATCACGTGCTCAGCGAGCTCGGTGAGAATGAGCAGATGCTCGAGCACACCCAGGAGCTCTCCTGCCAAGAAATCGCCTACATGGCCAACAACGAGCAGGTCGGCCGCTTGATCGACGTCTTCATCCGCCGCACCAACCTAGCCTTCCGCGGCTTGGTGACAAAGAATTTGGTCATCGAGGTAGCTAACTGCCTTGCTGACCCAATGGGTTGGGATCAGTCCCAGCTCCAAGCCGAAATCGACCATTCGCTCTCGGTTCTTGCAGATAGCCATGGAGTCATCCTCAGCTAA
- a CDS encoding MIP/aquaporin family protein — protein sequence MSTHVFLAELVGTFILLLMGGGVCANVALKGTLGSAAGWVAISFGWGLAVYCGVWIAGISGAHLNPAVTLGLLVNQDVAEYAPGVAKTFANTLLYFVAQFIGAFLGAVGTWLTYKKHLDDPQNAGTQLGVFSTGPAIRSYGWNLVTEIFGTFVLVFVIAGLGHTPHELGPLAVALLVVAIGLSLGGATGYAINPFRDLGPRVAHAVLPIKGKGSSDWAYSWVPLVGPATGGILGGLVAALMF from the coding sequence ATGTCCACTCACGTGTTTCTCGCCGAATTAGTCGGCACTTTCATTCTCCTTCTCATGGGTGGCGGCGTCTGCGCCAACGTTGCTCTGAAGGGGACCCTTGGTAGCGCCGCGGGCTGGGTCGCCATCAGCTTCGGCTGGGGTCTAGCTGTCTACTGTGGTGTTTGGATCGCGGGCATATCCGGAGCCCACCTAAACCCTGCAGTCACTCTCGGCTTGCTGGTCAACCAAGATGTTGCAGAATATGCTCCAGGTGTGGCTAAAACATTTGCCAATACCTTGTTGTATTTCGTGGCGCAGTTTATTGGTGCCTTCCTTGGTGCCGTAGGAACCTGGTTGACCTACAAGAAGCACCTGGATGATCCGCAGAACGCCGGCACCCAGCTCGGTGTCTTCTCCACCGGACCAGCCATCCGCTCTTACGGTTGGAACCTCGTCACCGAGATCTTCGGTACCTTCGTCTTGGTCTTCGTGATCGCCGGACTGGGACACACTCCACATGAGCTTGGCCCACTGGCCGTGGCACTGTTGGTTGTTGCCATCGGTTTGTCGCTCGGTGGTGCCACCGGTTACGCAATCAACCCATTCCGTGACCTTGGCCCACGTGTAGCGCACGCTGTCTTGCCGATCAAGGGCAAGGGTTCCTCCGACTGGGCCTACTCGTGGGTCCCATTGGTGGGACCAGCAACCGGCGGTATCCTTGGCGGACTTGTTGCCGCTCTAATGTTCTAG